One Pseudomonas syringae CC1557 genomic window, AGCACCGGCCCGGTCACCCTGGATGGTCCGAACCTGGACGTGATTCTGGACATCCCGGTATCGATCTCCATGGAAGTGGGCAGCACCGATATCAACATTCGCAACCTGTTGCAGCTCAACCAGGGCTCGGTGATCGAGCTGGATCGTCTGGCGGGCGAGCCACTGGATGTGCTGGTCAATGGCACGCTCATCGCTCACGGTGAGGTGGTGGTGGTCAACGAGAAGTTCGGCATCCGTCTTACTGACGTGATCAGCCCGAGCGAACGCATCAAGAAGCTGCGCTGAATGAAGCGCTGGCTGAGTGTACTGTCGACCCTGCCATCGCTGGCCTGGGCCGCCGAGCCCGCTGTTCAGGCGGCCCCGGCGCAAGTGGCCAGCACCGTTTCCGGGGGCATGGGCGGGCAGTTGGTGCAATTGCTGTTCGGCCTGATCCTGGTGGTCGGCCTGATTTTCGTGCTGGCCTGGCTGATGCGCCGGGTACAGCGCGTCGGTCCGAACAACAGTCAGGTCATCGAGCTGGTGAGTTCGCGTGCCCTTGGGCCGCGTGATCGTCTAGTGCTGGTGCAAATTGGCACTGAGCAGGTATTGCTGGGTATTACGCCGGGTCGAATCACGCCCCTGCATGTACTCAAGGAGCCGGTACACGTGCCGGTGCGCGAGCAGACGACGCCCGAGTTCGCTCAGCGTCTGATGGAGCTGATGGGCAAGGATAAGGACAAGAAGTAATGGGCGCCTTGCGTTTCCTGATACTGCTGTTGCTGGTCATGGTGGCGCCTTCCGTTCTGGCGGCTGATCCGCTGTCGATACCGGCGATCACGCTGTCCAACAGCACCGATGGTCAGCAGGAATATTCGGTCAGCCTGCAAATCCTGCTGATCATGACCGCGCTGAGCTTTATCCCGGCGTTTGTCATGCTGATGACCAGTTTTACCCGGATCATCATCGTCTTTTCGATTCTGCGTCAGGCCTTGGGCCTGCAGCAGACGCCGTCGAACCAGATCCTGACCGGCATGGCGCTGTTTCTGACCATGTTCATCATGGCGCCGGTATTTGACCGGGTGAATCAGGACGCCTTGCAGCCTTATCTGGCCGAGAAGCTTTCGGCGCAGGATGCGGTCGCCAAGGCGCAGGTGCCGATCAAGGATTTCATGCTGGCGCAGACCCGTACCAGCGACCTTGAGCTGTTCATGCGCCTGTCAAAGCGTACCGACATTCCGACCCCGGATGCCGCGCCGCTG contains:
- the fliP gene encoding flagellar type III secretion system pore protein FliP (The bacterial flagellar biogenesis protein FliP forms a type III secretion system (T3SS)-type pore required for flagellar assembly.); amino-acid sequence: MGALRFLILLLLVMVAPSVLAADPLSIPAITLSNSTDGQQEYSVSLQILLIMTALSFIPAFVMLMTSFTRIIIVFSILRQALGLQQTPSNQILTGMALFLTMFIMAPVFDRVNQDALQPYLAEKLSAQDAVAKAQVPIKDFMLAQTRTSDLELFMRLSKRTDIPTPDAAPLTILVPAFVISELKTAFQIGFMIFIPFLIIDLVVASVLMAMGMMMLSPLIISLPFKIMLFVLVDGWALIVGTLAGSFGGV
- the fliN gene encoding flagellar motor switch protein FliN, which produces MADENDMTSAEDQALADEWAAALGEAGDGGQADIDALLAADAGNSGSRLAMEEFGSMPKSTGPVTLDGPNLDVILDIPVSISMEVGSTDINIRNLLQLNQGSVIELDRLAGEPLDVLVNGTLIAHGEVVVVNEKFGIRLTDVISPSERIKKLR
- the fliO gene encoding flagellar biosynthetic protein FliO, encoding MKRWLSVLSTLPSLAWAAEPAVQAAPAQVASTVSGGMGGQLVQLLFGLILVVGLIFVLAWLMRRVQRVGPNNSQVIELVSSRALGPRDRLVLVQIGTEQVLLGITPGRITPLHVLKEPVHVPVREQTTPEFAQRLMELMGKDKDKK